A DNA window from Heterodontus francisci isolate sHetFra1 chromosome 49, sHetFra1.hap1, whole genome shotgun sequence contains the following coding sequences:
- the pcsk1nl gene encoding proprotein convertase subtilisin/kexin type 1 inhibitor, like codes for MMGLGVCSLYLATCIALSSFEAAKSKTLAAVSRVSADEEPGVVVARYRRDALPYEGEMFAYPPSDTGLNEAYYPKLASEAALARLGLGPREREQMERLGLALSGAEKPARLGPEGDERLGQALQQLMEDSRRRDQEAAYLSNLLRAWNELSQPEAYPAEADPRDSYPDYDELAPVRQAANRRPPELGRYGNREAAYNTPARPDLEEPTDGGREVQEQVMRYLVGRILADMDANADYPRPPRLVKRDLRSLAEPRPKAYAGARRVRRALDKGAGRANLVRVKRLGSGAEGEGEEEENEVVEEDDVDNYLVQAPNEAQVPVSLQRMKRIDGQFQEPGTPARSRRYASYQGPEHVIRFLPD; via the exons ATGATGGGCCTGGGTGTGTGCTCCCTCTACCTTGCCACCTGCATCGCCCTCAGCTCCTTCGAGGCAGCCAAGAGTAAG acGCTGGCGGCCGTCTCGAGGGTCTCGGCAGACGAGGAGCCCGGAGTGGTCGTGGCCAGGTACCGCCGGGATGCGCTGCCCTACGAGGGGGAGATGTTCGCCTACCCGCCGAGCGATACCGGCCTCAACGAGGCCTACTACCCCAAGCTGGCGAGCGAGGCCGCCCTGGCCCGGCTGGGCCTCGGGCCCAGGGAGCGGGAGCAGATGGAGAGGCTGGGCCTGGCGCTGAGCGGGGCCGAGAAGCCGGCCAGGTTGGGGCCGGAGGGCGACGAGAGACTGGGCCAGGCCCTGCAGCAGCTGATGGAGGACAGCCGGCGGCGTGACCAGGAGGCGGCCTACTTGTCCAACCTGCTGCGGGCCTGGAACGAGCTGAGCCAGCCCGAGGCCTACCCGGCCGAGGCCGACCCCCGCGACAGCTACCCCGACTACGACGAGCTGGCGCCCGTCAGGCAGGCCGCCAACCGCCGGCCCCCCGAGCTGGGTCGCTATGGCAACCGGGAGGCGGCCTACAACACGCCCGCGAGGCCTGACCTGGAGGAGCCGACGGACGGAGGCAGGGAGGTGCAGGAGCAGGTCATGCGCTACCTGGTGGGCCGCATCCTGGCCGACATGGACGCCAACGCCGACTACCCCAGGCCACCCAGGCTGGTCAAGCGCGACCTCCGCTCCCTGGCCGAGCCAAGGCCCAAGGCCTACGCGGGGGCCAGGCGGGTGAGGAGGGCCCTGGACAAGGGCGCGGGCCGAGCCAACCTGGTCCGGGTCAAGCGGCTGGGCAGCGGTGCTGAGggcgagggggaggaagaggagaatGAGGTGGTGGAGGAGGACGATGTGGACAACTACCTCGTCCAAGCCCCCAACGAGGCCCAGGTGCCTGTGAGCCTCCAGCGGATGAAGAGAATAGACGGGCAGTTCCAAGAGCCGGGCACGCCCGCCCGAAGCAGGCGCTACGCCAGCTACCAGGGGCCAGAGCACGTCATCAGGTTCCTGCCCGATTAA